From a single Nicotiana tabacum cultivar K326 chromosome 8, ASM71507v2, whole genome shotgun sequence genomic region:
- the LOC107764161 gene encoding putative inactive receptor kinase At1g48480 gives MTIISNLKLWFLPSFLTHFFLYYYIFLHSYKMLPNYSTLILQPKLKMLLLILLIHSLIFSTTSSDLTTDRAALLAFRSAVGGRTFLWNTFNTTSPCNWAGVQCENNRVTVIRLPASALSGKLPVNTISNLTRLRTLSLRLNNLSGPLPYDLSKCVELRNIYLQGNYFTGPVTFLFGLRSLVRLNLADNNFSGEIPSGFNNLTRLRTLLLERNHFYGSLPELKFTNLEQFNVSFNKLNGSVPRSLESMPVDAFLGNSLCGKPLGICPGGGTQPAIATAGIEIGNSTKKNKLSSGAVAGVVIGSVVGFLVLLLLLFVLCRTKNGEKMRSFEAATIKQTETEVSVEKQIVESENGGINNGHPVAAAAALSTGLSTGEENGAKKLVFFGDYYKTFDLEDLLKASAEVLGKGTFGTAYKAVLEMGTIVAVKRLKDVAISEKEFREKIETVGAMNHENLVPLRAYYYSGEEKLLVYDYMPMGSLSALLHGSKGAGRTPLNWEIRSSIALQIAQGIDYLHSQGPNVSHANIKSSNVLLTKSYEARVSDFGLANLVGPPSSPTRVAGYRAPEVTDPRKVSQKADVYSFGVLLLELLTGKAPTHALLNEEGVDLPRWVESVVREEWPSEVFDIELLRYQTAEEEMVQLLQLAIDCTAQYPDNRPSMSEVSKRIEELRRSTLHEHYLVNATDLIGP, from the exons ATGACCATAATCAGTAATTTAAAGCTATggtttcttccttcttttttaaCACACTTTTTCTTGTACTATTACATTTTTCTTCACTCCTACAAAATGCTGCCTAATTATTCTACCTTAATTCTACAGCCAAAGCTGAAAATGCTACTACTAATCCTCCTCATTCACTCTCTCATCTTCTCCACAACATCCTCGGACTTAACCACCGACCGCGCCGCCCTTTTAGCCTTTCGTTCCGCCGTAGGTGGCCGTACATTCCTCTGGAACACCTTCAACACCACCTCCCCATGCAACTGGGCTGGTGTACAATGTGAAAACAACCGTGTCACTGTTATCCGGCTACCCGCCTCAGCTCTCTCCGGTAAACTTCCGGTGAACACCATCTCCAACCTCACGCGCCTCCGTACACTCAGCCTTCGTCTCAACAATCTTTCGGGTCCTCTTCCTTATGATCTTTCCAAATGTGTTGAGCTTCgtaatatttatcttcaaggCAACTATTTTACAGGCCCGGTTACTTTTCTCTTTGGGCTTCGCTCTTTAGTTCGGTTAAATCTTGCTGACAACAACTTTTCTGGTGAAATACCATCCGGGTTTAACAATTTGACCCGATTGAGAACACTTCTTCTTGAAAGGAACCATTTTTATGGGTCTTTACCTGAGCTAAAGTTTACCAATCTAGAACAGTTCAATGTGTCTTTTAATAAACTAAACGGTTCTGTTCCGAGAAGTTTGGAGTCAATGCCTGTGGATGCTTTTCTTGGGAATTCACTCTGTGGGAAGCCACTTGGTATTTGTCCAGGAGGTGGGACCCAGCCTGCAATAGCTACTGCTGGAATTGAAATTGGGAATTCAACTAAGAAAAATAAGTTGTCCAGTGGAGCTGTTGCTGGGGTTGTAATTGGTTCTGTTGTGGgatttcttgttttgttgttaCTTTTGTTTGTATTATGTAGGACGAAAAATGGCGAAAAAATGAGGTCTTTTGAGGCTGCTACAATTAAGCAAACAGAAACAGAAGTTTCAGTGGAGAAGCAAATTGTGGAATCAGAAAATGGAGGTATAAATAATGGGCATCCAGTGGCAGCAGCTGCAGCATTGAGTACAGGATTGAGTACTGGCGAAGAAAATGGAGCTAAAAAGCTTGTGTTTTTTGGAGATTATTATAAAACATTTGATTTGGAGGATTTGTTGAAAGCATCTGCTGAGGTTCTTGGTAAAGGAACATTTGGAACAGCTTATAAGGCAGTTTTGGAGATGGGTACAATTGTTGCTGTTAAGAGATTGAAAGATGTGGCTATATCTGAAAAGGAGTTCAGGGAAAAAATTGAAACAGTTGGAGCAATGAATCATGAGAATTTGGTGCCTCTTAGAGCATATTATTACAGTGGGGAGGAGAAACTTCTTGTGTATGACTATATGCCAATGGGGAGCTTGTCTGCACTTCTACATG GAAGCAAGGGGGCTGGTAGAACGCCGTTGAATTGGGAAATCAGGTCAAGTATAGCCCTGCAAATTGCACAAGGCATCGATTACCTACACTCTCAAGGTCCTAATGTCTCCCACGCGAATATTAAATCATCTAATGTTCTTCTCACCAAATCATACGAAGCACGAGTCTCAGATTTTGGCCTGGCTAACTTAGTTGGACCACCATCCTCCCCGACTCGAGTAGCAGGATATCGTGCTCCAGAGGTAACAGATCCTCGTAAGGTTTCTCAAAAGGCAGATGTCTATAGCTTTGGAGTATTACTATTGGAGCTTCTAACTGGAAAAGCACCTACTCATGCACTCTTGAATGAAGAAGGTGTTGACTTACCAAGGTGGGTTGAATCTGTAGTTCGCGAGGAATGGCCTTCTGAAGTTTTCGATATTGAACTCCTCAGATACCAGACTGCTGAAGAAGAGATGGTCCAACTATTGCAGCTAGCAATAGATTGTACTGCTCAATATCCTGATAATCGACCTTCAATGTCCGAGGTCTCTAAGAGGATTGAAGAACTTCGACGTTCAACCTTGCATGAACACTATCTTGTCAATGCAACAGATTTAATTGGTCCTTAG